A single window of Trachemys scripta elegans isolate TJP31775 chromosome 18, CAS_Tse_1.0, whole genome shotgun sequence DNA harbors:
- the CLDN4 gene encoding claudin-4, with protein MASMGLQVLGIALSVIGWLGTILCCGLPMWRVTAFIGNNIVVAQIIWEGLWMNCVVQSTGQMQCKVYDSMLALPQDLQAARALVVIAIVLAVLGLLLAIIGGKCTNCVEDASAKAKVMIVSGIIFIIAGIMILIPVSWSANNIIRDFYNPMVTEAQKRELGASLYIGWAASALLLIGGALLCCSCPPRNEKPYSAKYTAARSVPASNYV; from the coding sequence ATGGCTTCTATGGGGCTTCAGGTGCTGGGCATTGCCCTCTCTGTCATTGGCTGGCTGGGCACCATCCTGTGCTGTGGGCTCCCCATGTGGAGGGTGACGGCCTTCATCGGGAACAACATTGTGGTGGCTCAGATCATCTGGGAGGGGCTGTGGATGAACTGCGTGGTGCAGAGCACGGGCCAGATGCAGTGCAAGGTCTACGACTCCATGCTGGCGCTGCCCCAGGACCTGCAGGCGGCTCGTGCCTTGGTGGTGATCGCCATCGTGCTGGCCGTGCTCGGCCTCCTCCTGGCCATCATTGGAGGGAAATGCACCAACTGTGTGGAGGACGCTTCTGCCAAAGCCAAAGTCATGATCGTCTCTGGAATCATCTTCATCATTGCTGGCATCATGATCCTCATTCCCGTCTCCTGGTCAGCCAACAACATCATCCGGGATTTCTACAACCCTATGGTCACCGAGGCGCAGAAGAGAGAGCTGGGGGCCTCCCTGTACATCGGCTGGGCGGCATCTGCTCTCCTGCTCATCGGGGGGGCccttctctgctgcagctgcCCCCCCCGGAATGAGAAACCCTACTCTGCCAAGTACACGGCTGCTCGCTCGGTGCCGGCCAGTAACTACGTCTAG